A genomic stretch from Leptodactylus fuscus isolate aLepFus1 chromosome 10, aLepFus1.hap2, whole genome shotgun sequence includes:
- the LOC142183314 gene encoding neurotensin receptor type 1-like, translated as MNHSDAAAQNECLKYINVDNGSLWNESGGSNASVRTLHRLFIGAQKQEPNYVAVPATIFYSLLFLFGIMANGVSILTLMRNGRMKVSAVRFYLLSLALADILLLLTIPVTLYRYFWQYYPWALSDTVCKLYFMIRQVYCATTSWTIIAFTSERYFAICHPMWSITGLRKSRMAYLLAFIWILSFLSTIPVALVYGESAACILDYTATSREEVVLDSTVCEMLEPKPYIVYKSILQTRSILFFVVPLVAIIIFHLLIFQHFNMNHRQREKIGLTRTHWQFSSKNMNQPRSRPYSERKARQLMGAVVVAFFLCNFPDTASSLMQIYIDNWNTYVHKVYTLLKTYLSLPLWYLNSALDPILFCISSTSFRSASRETLIALTPWQEKSSDGPNHTYQASCARSGGSSLVSAPSTRSTWTLNSNEGEPKECLGQTRNSDPKLLFFRHLDMKETGDFSVP; from the exons ATGAATCATTCGGATGCCGCCGCTCAAAATGAATGTCTGAAGTATATCAATGTAGACAACGGATCTCTGTGGAACGAAAGCGGCGGCTCCAACGCCTCTGTGAGGACTCTGCATCGCCTCTTCATCGGTGCCCAAAAACAGGAGCCCAATTATGTGGCCGTTCCGGCCACCATCTTTTACAGCCTTCTCTTTCTTTTCGGTATCATGGCCAATGGCGTGAGTATCCTTACATTAATGAGAAACGGTAGGATGAAAGTGAGCGCCGTTCGCTTCTACCTCTTGAGTCTGGCCCTGGCAGATATTCTACTTCTGCTTACTATTCCTGTGACTTTATACAGATATTTTTGGCAATATTACCCTTGGGCTCTGTCGGATACTGTGTGTAAACTATATTTTATGATCAGACAAGTCTACTGTGCCACCACCAGTTGGACCATCATTGCATTTACCTCGGAGAGATACTTTGCTATATGTCATCCTATGTGGTCTATCACTGGACTTCGAAAATCCCGCATGGCTTATTTATTGGCATTTATCTGGATTTTGTCATTCCTCAGCACTATCCCCGTAGCTCTTGTATATGGAGAGTCTGCGGCGtgtatactggactatactgCTACCTCTCGGGAAGAAGTTGTTCTTGACTCTACAGTGTGTGAAATGCTAGAACCAAAGCCATATATAGTTTATAAAAGCATCCTGCAAACCCGCAGTATATTATTCTTTGTGGTGCCCTTGGTTGCCATCATCATTTTTCATCTCCTGATTTTCCAACACTTCAATATGAACCACCGGCAGAGGGAAAAGATTGGGCTGACAAGAACACACTGGCAATTCTCTTCCAAGAACATGAATCAGCCTCGTAGCCGTCCATACTCAGAAAGAAAGGCACGACAACTTATGG GAGCAGTGGTGGTGGCGTTTTTCCTGTGCAATTTTCCTGACACTGCGTCCTCCCTCATGCAGATCTATATAGATAACTGGAATACATATGTTCACAAGGTCTACACCTTACTGAAGACCTATCTCTCACTACCACTTTGGTATCTCAATAGCGCTCTGGACCCAATCCTGTTTTGCATTTCATCCACCTCTTTCCGCAGTGCAAGCAGGGAAACCCTAATAGCACTTACTCCGTGGCAGGAAAAATCCTCGGATGGACCAAATCACACATACCAAGCCTCCTGCGCCCGCTCTGGTGGATCTTCCCTAGTGTCCGCACCTAGCACACGCTCAACATGGACCCTAAATTCCAATGAAGGAGAACCGAAAGAGTGCTTGGGTCAGACTCGCAATAGTGACCCCAAACTTTTATTCTTCAGGCATCTTGACATGAAGGAAACGGGGGACTTCTCGGTGCCGTAA